The Arvicola amphibius chromosome 4, mArvAmp1.2, whole genome shotgun sequence genome includes the window CCGAGGCCTGGTTCTCACTCAAGTTGCTGATGGTCTGTAAGTGGGACTCAGCAATGCGCTGCACAGCTGGTAGAGgggaacccccccccccgaagGTCAAGTCAGTCAGACTGCAGGAGCAGCCCAGGCATGCAACCTAAGGGGCCCCAATTCAATCCACTGGGAGGTCAAACCAAGGTGGGAGCAACAGGGGGTACATTTGATCTGATTGGTTCTTAAGCTGTTCCAAAgatgctgcccccccccccagcaagaCTGGCACCAGAAAACTCCCCTACACCACAGGGCACCTGGCTGGGCAAGACCAGGCTGGTACAGCAACAGCATAACATTCTCTGGCCAGGGAGCTTACACGGTCAGGTGCTCAGTCCTGGAGAGCGTCTACCAGGGCTAACCCCAGGCAGAAGGTACCTGGCCCATGGGCCACGGCCATTTTCCCTGACATGGCTCACAAGGATCCACCCTGCTGTGCCTCCCTGCCCAGTACTGCCCAGCATTAGATACCACACTGCACCTTTTCCCCAGGCCCCCTAAGCGGGAACGGTCCTGAGCCTGAGGTCACAGCATTCTGCAGCCAGTAAAATCCTTGCTGGACAAATGGACCATTCAGATGCAGCCCTCAGTCTTGACCCATATCCCTAatctcccagctccctctgcggTGACCCAGAAAGTAGCAACACCCCACCACCACACGAAGACCTGCTCAGATGCAACCTAGGAAAGGAACAGTGTGGGCGGTTTCCCAAAGATGgaaagtgggggaagggggaggaagggatgggctGGGGGTTCTGGGGAATGACAAGGTTTGAAGAAACATTGTCAGGTTGAGACTAAAATGGAGGGACTGGGATGTAGATCACTTGGTAGACTACCTACCTACCTAGCTAGCATCTACAGAGCCCTGGGTTTTGTTCCTAGTAGAGGCCTGTAATTGCAGCACCCAtaaggcagaggctgaaggattgggagttcaaaTGCAtcatcagctacatagtgaggtctaatctagcctgggctacataaacaacccccacaaacaaaacaacacaaaacactgGAGCAGAGTCAGCAAGAGACCAGGGGCTATCAGGATTCTAGAGCAGGTGAGGCATTAGGTTCAGTTCACAGCCCCAGCCTAGACTCTTCAGTGGTCAGTGCTTCCTGGCTACTTAATCCAACAGTGGCCCCTCCCCTTAGCAGCCCAGGGGGTAGGCTGGAAACCTCCGGTGCAGCTAGCAGGGCCCAGCACTCCTGCCAACTCAGGGACAGGCACAGAGGGTGCATTGTGTGTTCCCCATGCCCCGCCCTGCCTCAGCTCCAAACttacctccttccctctctggctGTGGGCAAGCTACCCAGGCAATAAAATCGCAATAAATTGCCCTACCCTGGCCTTGGGGACCCAGCAAAGTTTCACCTTGAGCCAACTGAGAGAGTCTTGACCTAGGAGCACCCTTtacaccccccacccctgctcccctGAGGCTTAATGCTGTTCACCCTTCCTGGAGGGCTCTTGAATCCTGCCCTACAAAACCCAAACCCTGCCAGACACTTGCCCTTGCCCAGAAAGGGCTAAGCTTGCCAAACAGAACCATCTCCGTACAGAAAGGCCTCTGGACTGGGGGAGAggaggtggcaggcaggcagtcgggggaggaagagggggaggagagttggTTCGTGATCCACAGTGATGATAGATGTATGCAGTACCCATGCGGGCACCCCGTGAGATCCTGTATGCCTTACGCAGTCTCTCATGCCTTGCTGGACCTTCTAGAATCTCCTCTTTCCTTACCACACCATCTCTCCCCTTACCTCTCCATGTCTGGGATCCtaccctgtcttccttcccaaGAATCAAGAACCCCACCCAGTACAGCCCTCTCCTGACTCCATATCCTGCCTCTCCCTACCTGGACCCTTTAGACTTAGCCCCTTCCAGAAGCTGGGTAGGTACATCTTTGGTCATCTTTTAGTACCCAAGAAACTTCCTGACCCTAAACTCCTACCTCAGCACACTCCCAAAGTGCAGAACCACAGCCAGGGAGGACTGAACTGGGGGTACAGCTCAGCATTGTGTGTGCTTAGTGTGTCAGACCCTGGCCTGCATCTGCAGCACACTTCCCCAGAAGACACAGGGGCGGGGGCTGCCCTCCTCCTCACATTCAGCCAGCCTAGAGTGGAGACCAGGCAGATAATCTTCAGACAGTGTTTTGATGTGTTCCAAGTTAGCCACCAAATCACTGAgcatgaccttggacttctgaccCTCAGCACTCAgggcttacaggtgtgtgtgtgtgtgtgtgtgtgtgtgtgtgtgtgtggccacccTTGGCTACTGAGGTATAGacgatggaacccagggccttgtgcgcATTGTGTAAGCACACTGCTCCCCAGTCTCAAGGCCAAGTTTCCATCCTCTGTCATGACTTGTCTTCATGCCTGCTTTAAATCCTTCTAGAAGTCCCTACAGGAAGCCACTTGCTGCAGCTTCCTCCCTTGATTTTCCTGTTCCAGGAGAAGCCAAGCACCTATACCTTCCTCCAGGCCTCCAGCTTCTCTCCTCTGTCCCCAGTCCTGGAAGGAGGGTTGCCAGGTGTTGACCTTGACAGCTTCTGGCAAACCATACTAAACCCACCTATCCAAGGGGGTCTCGGCAcaccatccccccaccccctctgAGGAGAAGGGACCGCCAGGCAGGAAGGCCTCCAGAGCGGGTGGCAGGTAACTGGCACCTAGTTAGGAAGAGGCCCTTGGCATGCTCCTTTGCACCTGCACCTGCCCCTCCGTAAGGTGTATCTCCCACAGCTCCCTGGCCAGAAACCAGGTCTCCAGCTGTCCCTGAAATCCTGGTTCACTCTTCCCAGCCCTTTGCacatctccttcctctgcctgcgTCTTCTGGCCGTTGATTGCAGGAACCTTAGCCTTGTCCCTTCGACAGACTCTCCCTGATCCTTAGAGACAAGGGTCCAGAAAGCAAATCactcatttttcatttccttatgaGACCCAGTCTTGCTGTGTTGTCCTAGCTGGCCTGGCATTGACAGTGcggtccaggctgaccttgcgTCCAtagcaattttcctgcctctgcctcacaagtgcaaGAATTACAGGTACGAGCCACCAAGTATGGTGGGAagctttgtctttgtttctgagtgtttttttattattttattttttttgaaacagggtctctggctggcctgacGCTGTCTCTATAGACcgggtttgccttgaactcacagaaacttgcttgcctctctgtctccaaaatgctgaggttacagacctCTGTGCCACCAGACtgacttgttaaaaaaaatcagtatcatgGCTGTAACCTAATgctgtccttttgttttttgttttttgagacagggtttctctgtagctttagagcctatcctggaactagcttttgtagactaggctagccttgaactcacagagatccgcctgcttctgcctccctagtgctgggattaaagacgtgagccaccactgcccggctaaataatttatttgtattttatgtacgttggtgttttgcctgcgtgtgtgtctgtgtgagagcattgggtcccctggaacaggaattacagacagttgtgaactgcaatgtggatgctgggaatagaatccaggtcctctggaagaacagtcagtgctcttaacccctgagccatctctccagtgaccTAATGCTGTCCTCCGCATGTCAatcaagtgctctaccactgagctacactgtGAGCCTCCGATCTTCCTCATCTTACTTTTTCCAGTGCCACCAATGAGACCTGGCACGACACCTTTTAATCTGCACAGCAAAGCAGTCAAGGGAGAGTCCAGGATGCAGACCTGCACAGGGGTGGGAGTGGAGCCAGAGGGGAAAGCAGGGGGTGAGCACGGGGCCATTTGGAGAGACACCTCTGGAGGCTTTCACTTGTCATCCTGTGGGGCTAGCCTGCTTTCCCTTCCACACCCTCAACCTACCGTTAAGACAACCGCTGCCCTTTCCCTGCCTCTGGGAACCTAAGAAAGTCTCCTGCATCAGGCAGGGATTTGGTGACACCAGCTTACAGGTCCTCTTCCTCCCCTACATCAGCCCAGCTGCAGGGCTCCAGACCACAAAAAAGATGGAGGGGTGGGATTAGTACCTTTCAGCGAGGGGGGAGTGTAGGCACAGGGGTTGGATCTCTTCGACTTCGGGTGGTGcccttctcccaaggtcctctGCAGGGAAGAGGCAATTGAAACAGGCTACCCCTTCCCTTTGCCCTCTCTCCAGTGGCACAAACCCCCCACAGCTGGCTGAGCATGGGACACCTGGGCCAAGCAAAGTAAAGCAAGACCCTGGACACCCCACCACACCCCGCTCAGAGAAAAGGTGACACTCACTCAGAGCAAGGACTTTCCAGGGAATTGCAATTGATATGCTAATAAGTCCTGAGCCGGCCAGGCTCTGCGGGCAGCAGTCTGCCCCACCCCGAGAGCCCGGCTAAGTGTCGTACCCTGAGTCCCAGGAAACTCACCTGGTGTGGGGAGGCCTCCTCCTCTGAGCGAGGTCACCAGGTGTACACCAACCATgatggagggggaagagaaaaagaatcatgTTACTTTCCCGAAAGTCTGTCATTGGGGCAGCAGAAGTGTGCCCTTCCCTCCTGGTGCCAACAGGTGCCAATACAGTAAACCGACCCAGCAGAGTGGGCCTTCCAGGTCTTCAGCCTCCAGTCTCCAGTGTGTCCTCTTGGGAGAACCCCGAAAAGGCACCAGAGTTGGGGTAGAGGGCAGGGGATGGGCCCTACCTGGAGAAGAGTGCTCTGAGACCCGGAACAGCATGGCAGGGGTCGGTCTCCGGCGCCGGATCTAGTGGGGGATggaggaagcaaggaaagaagaACACTGTATTGGGCCCCTTACCCTCACCCAGCGCCAGCTGGATGCAAGGCTTTGGAGTCCTCAGGGAGCCTGAGAATCAAAGGCAGCTAGAGCTCACTCAACTCACTCGGTCCCTTTGTTTTACAGGGATGAAAAGTCCCAGGCGTGGAGAGGTTGGGCagcttgttcaaggtcacacagcacacTGGGTCCCAAAAGACTAGAAAACCCATCCCCTGCCTCCTAGCCCAGGTGGCCCCACTCCACAGCTACTACAGAAACTTCTCTAGAAGATAAAGCTGGTTATAGCTCCTACCAGCAGCTTGAGCAACATAGGAGGTACCTATGACCCTACCCAGCAAAGGTCAGCTTAAGGGCTCCAAAGCAGCTGGACTTGGCTGTGAGGTCTGAGCCCAGGACTGCAGGCACCTCCATCCTCACCTGCGCCCTAGACACCCAGGGGTCTGCTGGAGTCTCTGAAGGGTGGAGTCTGGGCTCCTAGCAGTCTTTCTCAAGCTGTGGGATTCTTCACCCAGTTCTcatgaaaaaatgtaaaactgtACTCCTTGCCCACCCCTGGCTTGGCAATCAGAGCAACTGTCAGTTAATTAGGTCCCCTCTAAGCTCCAGGGAAATGAGGAGAGGACTAGGTAATTGAAGTTGAAGCAGTTGCTGCCAAAAGCTACTTAGGCCCAGGCTTCAGCCCACCCCACCCAAATACCCCAAGAAGGGTTTTTGCCCAATGCTCACTGCCCTCTTCCGAGCCCGTGGCATCTCAGCAACAAGTGTCCTTGCTAGGTTGTGGAGTACAgacctctgcctccaccacctcCCCCTGGCTTTGTAGGTCTCCAAAACTCCAAGGAAGGTAAGACTGTTCGCCTCCCTGGGGTTGCGTCCCTAGGTTCTGATAGCAGAAAGTAGTCAAAACAAGGTTCTGGGGAGCCCAGACCAGGCCTAGAGGGTTAAACTGTGGTCATCTAGACCATGAAGTTGAAATGACAGCCTCGGACGCTTGAGTTATGTGCGTTTCTGGGGGTGCCACCTCAGTGACTTGGTCGCCGTGGGAAAAGGAAGAACCTAGCGGGGCTATGTAAGGACCAAAAGGGCAGTCCCACGAGCGGACTGTCTCCGGACGCCCACTGCCTGAATTCTCCCGCCCAAGATCGGCTCAAAGGGCCAGGGAAAAGTTGCTAGGAGTCTCCAGCGAACTTCCCTCCCTGCGGGGCGCCGGGCAGCAACCCAGGCGGGGTCCAGCAAGAGAACAGCTGGGTTGCGCGGGGATGTGTGCTGAGGGCGCTACGCGGATGGGGCGCGGCCCCCTTACCATCTCCACCTGGCGGGGGTCGAGCTGACTGGGGGGCGCGGGAACCGAGAATTGGATCTTCTTGCGGTCCTTGGGGTCCATGGCCGGCTGTGCGCACCTCGGGTGTTGGGCTGATCCCTGCTTCGCTGTCCGGAGCTGCGGGTGGCGCGTGCTGCTCGGAGGAGGAGGAGCGCTGTCCCCGCACCCAGGAAAATCCCACGACCCGTGAGGAGAACGCACTACGATCGGGAGTGCTGGACCGCGGGGATCGCCTGCAGCGCCCGGCTCGGCGTCCCCTGCCCCGGGCTCGCGGTGCCCGCGCCTCCGCTGCCCGCTACTCGGCTGGGGCGCGGGACTCCTGCTCCCGGCCTGCGCTCTCCGCGGGTCTGGGTGGGCTGCCCTCGGCCTCGCTCCACCAGCTTCTGTCTACCCtctctctaccttcttcctctctGCACCTCTGTCTCTGCTGGCTGAACCCCACAGGTCCCAACCCTGGGGTCCCAGCCCGTCCCCTCCGCCAGGGACTGGCGCCCAGGCACTCGGAGGGAGGGCTTAGGAGAAAGCGGCCAATGAGCATCGAGAAGCGTGTTCTCCCggggatgggaggagggtgtGGAGTGAGAGCCAGGGCCCGGGGAGCGGCCAGGGGGCCCCCTGCCGTCTCCCCAGAACTCGGTCTTGCATTATTGATGGAGTCCAGCCGTGAGGCTAAGGGGAGGGGCACGGGCAGCTGGAGCCGGGACTCTGGTCTTAACCACTTCGGGAGCACCCGAAGTGGAGTTTCAAAGGAGGCCTGTGAGGTCGAGAAGAGAGTGCCAGCATGTCACGCTGTGAATGGGGGTGTCCTAGAAAGCGAGTGTAAGAGAGGTGTGCGGGGGAGGACACCTGTCAGTCATCGTGGTAGGGAGTATGTGCAAGGGAGTGCTATAGCTGGGGAGGGTGGGGGTCGGcgtggtgtgagtgtgtgagtctATGTAAGTGTGTCAGAGTGTCAAAGATGCGGGTGTGAGTGGCAGCGTGTGGGAGGACTGCGTGTGTGCGGGGGagggtgtgggtgtggaggaGGATGTCAGAGGCTGTCAAGGTGATGGGCAGGCGGGTGCCAGCTTGCGGGGGGGCGGGGGCTTGCAGAAGAGGGGCTTGAGGCTGCTGAGAGTGTGAGAGCAAATTCCCcaggggagatggggggggggatgagtcCCTGCCACAACGCACCCAGCCTTCACGTGTCTCCTgccttttctccccatcttctggggggaggggacagaaccAACCAGGGGGCAGGGTTGGGGGGCTGCCTTAGCAGTACACGTGCTATCACGTGTGTGGGCTTGGTGCGCTGAGGAACAGAGCTGGGCGAGAGAGGTGTGTGTGATCATACTGAGGTGTCTGCCTCttttacagatgtgtgtgtgtgtgtgtgtgtgtatgtgtgtgtgtgatggagaggGGCTGCTTTGTGGGTTAAATGCCCCTGTTTATCTGACCAAACCCTTGAGTTTCTGCAGGAGCTGGCACTGCCCTCTGCGGGGCTGGCTAGAAGGACTGAATGCCTCTCTTTAGAGCCcagaaggggtgtgtgtggacctgtgcctgtgtgtgccctcCTGGGGTTCTGTTTATGTTGGCTGTCCTCTCTCCTGGTCACTCTCAGGCCAGGAACAGCAGGGCCCCTCCTCACCACAGCCCTAACTCCATGGCGACCTTCCTGCTCCCAGTCCCAGCCTTGTGGCCGGAGTGCAGGAGTGAAGGGCCGGTGGAGCCATATGGAAATGAGGTCGGGGCATGCTGTTCTGCCCCAGGCTCAGTGCCCTCtgggggatgagagagagagagagagagagagagagagagagagagagagagagagcgagagagagagagagagagagagagatgagagagagaggagagagagagagagagagagagagagagagagagggagagagagcgccAGGGACCAAGCTTTTCTCTTGGGAATAGGATGTCTTGGTGGCCAGGCCCCACATCCTCCAGCCCACGCCTGGCTACAGCTTGTTGACATATATTTTTTTGGGAAACAGCCCATGCTAGGTCGCTGGCCTGGGACATGGGTATCTCTGCCAGTCCCTAGCTTGGCCCAGGACCCCTCTTCCAGATGAGGTGTAGTGGGGAATGACAAAGGCCAGTTGTCGGTATGTTGGGGGGATAAAAAGGTACATGGCCAGACAGCAACCTGGGCAGCCTTTAGGCCGAAGTTGGAGCGTACCCTGCTATAGTTCCTGAGGAAGGGTATGTGGGGGATAAAGAGGATCCAGGACATGGATgaggctgccccccccccatatacCTCAGCGCCTGTTGGAAACTTCTGAAAACACACTGGTTTGACCTACACAGTTAGGAAGGATCCCTCCCCGTCATGGTGCCTGGGTATGGAGATAAGGGTACAACTTATTTCCAGAAGATGGGCCCTTGGGGACAGCAGGTGGTCGTCACCTCTTTGCCCATCTTTGACTGTAATGCCCTGGAGTCATGAAAGGTTAGGAGATGTAAGTACAGGGGACAAGCGGAAGGGGAGGGACACAGAACTAGGAGGGGCGGGAGAGGGTCGTGGAAAgagtgggaaagaagagagggaccATGTGAGAGatgaagagacaaagagaagtggagaggagaaagaaagcctCACGAcagaaaggcaggagacagagatggagagagagagagtaaaaataGCTCCACATTAAGATAATTGCAGCTCGCAGCTCTGCCCTCCGTTAGGAATTAAATGAGGTTTTattactttgatttttctctcctggATCCTACGCGACTTCTCAGGAACTTGGGGAAAAGTTTTTCCGGTGGGCGGCCAGGTGGCGGAGGAGCTGCGTGggtgaaagagaggaagggaacagggaactggggaggaagggacaggggcAAGGAGTGGGTGAAGAATGGTGGGGGTGGCAGAGCCCCCCAAGAGTTAGAGGAGGGGACTGGACAAACAGGTGGGAGGGCTGAGAAGCCAGCCCAGTTTCCATTTACTTCAGCTTGGAATTAACCATATGCAAATGAGATGTAAAAATAATACGTCACTCCTGGGTTATTATTCTTGAGTTGGAAGCACAGGCAGTTAGGTTCAAAGAACCTCGTTTGACTTAATTCCTGCTTGCTCGGACTGACAAGGTTGTTAGTGGTGTTGGTGTTGTCTGTTACCTCATCTCGGGTCTGAGCACACTGTTCGGAGATATCTTTCTGGTATCTGCTTTCTCTTCTTGACCCAGTCCCTGCCAGGCAAGAGCCATTGCACCCTCCTTTTCTGGAGGACGACTTTTGGAAGGTGCTGTGAAGTCTTTGCTCTCCTTTGAGGATGTGAAAAAGGACAATcacctccctcccacttcccccctcccttttctcaaTCCAAGCACATAAATTTACATGatcaaaaaaaaagagttgggtaGCCCTGGAATCTCAGGTCCGAAGGCTGTTGTGTGAACGCTGAcaagtttctttctgtctccctgcctctgtaaATTTCAAAGCCCACCTTGCACAGTGGCTGTGGCTATTCAGCGCAGTCTTCCAAGGTTTGGTCGGCTTCCACGCTGTTTTCGAGATGAAGTTCTGTCAATGACCAGCAGGTGGCGGAATCGGCCAGGGTTCGGGCCGCTGCACCGCTGGCAATGTGGGTCTGTAGTTAAGCATCCAGCAGGTGACCTTGGCACTAAGGAGTAGAGCTGGAACAGGAAAGAGTGGCATGTGACAACTGAAAGGGAGGAGGCCCCAGGAAGTCCTGGGAAGCAGCTTTAGAGAGGCCAGGGAAGCTAGCTGGGTGCACAGGGCCCTCTTTCCCTGCCactaagagaaaggaaagattggggaagggagaggcgAGAACAATTCAAAGCcaaaaagaggagaggagtaTTTTTAGCCTAGAAGGTGGTGGACAGTCAGCTAGATCCATTCACCTATTTGTCCAGCATCTACCTTTTCACCATTTAATATATTCGTATCCGTACTtacatgcttaaaaaaaaaactttacagtCTGGTCAggatggcacacctttaatcccagcactcacttgggaggcagaggcaggcagatctttgagttctaagccagtctggtctacaaaactgACGCCAGGACAtccagaactgttatacagagaaaccctgtccccccaaaaaattacacaaccaaacaaaaatttttttttacaaacaaacaacagactgTAACAGTTGTGAACATTCATTGCAATGGAGTTTTGAATTCTATTTAAGGatcgtttgtttttatttatgtgtgtttcccTTGCTTGTGCACAGCCTGTGCGCAGAATCACAAGAGGGAGGCTGAAcccctggagttacagctgtAAACTGGCATCTGTGTGCTGAGAACCAGATCCTagtctctgcaagaacagcacatgggccgggcggtggtggcgcaagcctttaatcccagcactgggggtggggaggcagaggcaggcggacctctgtgagttccaggccagcctggtctacaagagctagatccaggacaggctccaaagctacagagaaaccttgtctcaaacaaaacaaaacaaaagaaagaaagaaagaaagtaagaaagaaggaaagaaatagcaagtgaggtttttgttgttgttgttttgtttctttgttttttcaagacagggtttctctctgtagccctggaagtcctataactcactctgtagaccaggctggcctcaaactcagagatccacctgcctctgccttctgagtgctgggattaaaggtgtgcaccaccatgcccagcccatgaatgggaaatgtttttaaaacttctgagtcatttctttgtccttattattattttgagacagagtctcactatatatacccctggttggcctggaactcactgtgtagaccaggctagccttgaactcacagagatgctcttgctcactgcctcctgagtgctgggttttgTCATGAGCTACAGTGTTCAGCCAAAAATTCTATATAGGACGTGATTACAACCGTAACACAGATATACATTCCATGCCGCCCGCCCCCCCGAAGTTCTCCTGCCCCACCTGGCTCAGTGGCCTCTGTACTGGTTCTCTGTGAATCAAaacatgtgtgttgtgtttgtgtttgtgtcatttactgtttattttatgtgcactggtgttttgccctcatgtatgtctgtgtgaggatgttaggtcccctgaaactggagtcacagaccgctgtgagctgtcatgtgggtgctgggaaatgaacctgggacctctggaagagcagagtcatctttccagcctttttccccttagatttattatttttattttatgtgtgttctgcctGCTTTTACACCACCTGCATGCAGTGCCAGAAGAGGGCCAGGGAACCCTTGGCATTACTGACAGTTGTAAGCTTAAATatgagtgttgggaaccaaacccctgGTTCTTTGCAACTGTGGACATTCTTAACCATGTGAAAGTCTATACATCATGTACATGCAGTTCCAGcataggccagaagaaggcgctGAATCCCCTTGAActcaagttacagacagttgtgagccaccatgtagtttctgggaattgaactttggacctctgagggagcagcCTTAATCCCTGAGCCCATAAATCAACGTTTTAGCACTCCATCAAGCATCTTTGTGCTGAACTCTAAGGAACTGTAGGGAAGACAGATTAAGGAATAAACAAGTTGTAGACACTAACAACtcgtttgtgtttgtgtttttcttgctgTGTCGGTTTGTTTTGCCCCTTTTTGGAGCCTTCACTATTCTGGATGCTGAGCTAAGCCCCGTCTATGCAGTATCTCATTTTATCCTCTAGGCCAgacccattttatagatgggaCAACTGAGTCTGAGAGGGCTTCAGCAGCTTTTGCCCAGAGCCTAGTTCAAAGGAAAGACAGTTTTAGCCTCAGCCttcaggaggttgaagcaggaggattacaagttgcAGAATAACCTGGtttgtaaagaaacaaaaacacccacaGACAGTCACAAAGCACCCCCTTTTTTGCCATGGGGGTGTGGTCTTAGAGCGCTCCATCCCAGGGCCTTG containing:
- the Ppp1r1b gene encoding protein phosphatase 1 regulatory subunit 1B isoform X2 — translated: MDPKDRKKIQFSVPAPPSQLDPRQVEMIRRRRPTPAMLFRVSEHSSPEEEASPHQRTLGEGHHPKSKRSNPCAYTPPSLKAVQRIAESHLQTISNLSENQASEEEDELGELRELGFPREDEEEDEDEDEEEDEEEDSQAEVLKVGQKLTCGQGLEGPWERPPPLDEPQRDGSSEDQVEDRAALSEPGEEPQYPTHPEPGT